In a genomic window of Halobiforma lacisalsi AJ5:
- a CDS encoding ArsR/SmtB family transcription factor codes for MPTQFTEDDLGEVFGALADDIRVNILRFLRTHPEETASFSTLQDATGVEDSGRFNYHLGKLTDRFVRKSEAGYELTQAGKHVVGSIESGRYTTSGEIEPIELTDPCRFCGETQQLSYCDEVVTVECTSCSATYEFVVPPAVFAHCDDTDVPRLASRHLRTTIQRQYAGFCVFCNGRLARTVKSTDEFDSSPIRSDEQLEETEHPGTATVEFDCQQCGATAYSSVSDVLLEHPSVIGFYNDHAIDVHERYCWSFPAFDDVDMTAPDESRDTFEITYHCEGESLSLTVDDHLSVLDTERLAR; via the coding sequence ATGCCCACGCAGTTCACCGAGGACGACCTGGGGGAAGTGTTCGGTGCCCTGGCCGACGACATCAGGGTGAACATCCTGCGGTTCCTGCGGACTCATCCCGAGGAAACGGCGTCGTTTTCGACGCTTCAGGATGCGACGGGCGTCGAGGACTCAGGACGGTTCAACTACCACCTGGGGAAACTGACGGACCGGTTCGTCCGCAAGAGCGAGGCAGGATACGAACTCACGCAAGCGGGCAAGCACGTGGTCGGATCAATCGAGTCCGGACGATACACGACGAGCGGCGAGATCGAACCAATCGAACTGACGGACCCGTGTCGATTCTGCGGCGAGACACAACAACTCTCCTACTGTGATGAGGTCGTAACCGTCGAGTGTACGTCCTGTTCTGCAACCTACGAGTTCGTAGTCCCGCCAGCAGTGTTCGCCCACTGTGACGATACCGACGTTCCGCGGCTCGCAAGCCGACACCTTCGGACGACGATCCAGCGCCAGTATGCCGGCTTCTGTGTATTCTGTAACGGCCGACTCGCTCGGACTGTCAAGTCAACTGATGAGTTCGACTCGAGCCCGATACGTTCCGACGAGCAACTCGAGGAGACTGAACACCCTGGTACGGCGACGGTGGAGTTCGACTGCCAACAGTGCGGCGCGACGGCGTACTCGAGCGTTAGCGACGTTCTCCTCGAACATCCGTCCGTCATCGGCTTCTACAACGACCACGCTATCGACGTCCACGAACGATACTGCTGGTCGTTCCCTGCGTTCGACGATGTCGACATGACTGCCCCGGACGAATCACGAGATACTTTCGAAATCACGTACCACTGCGAGGGGGAGTCGCTGTCGCTGACCGTCGACGACCACCTGTCGGTGCTCGATACGGAGCGCCTCGCTCGGTGA
- a CDS encoding S9 family peptidase, which yields MSDSVTVDDPLEALAALPTLCRPTVSPSGDRVALYYDDTGRNELHVLDVTTGNRRQWSDGNVPRDGNAPLGWTADGDRVLVHIDDAGDEQYDIYAMDATGSLDPVVRSDGKNELCDIAPDGSFVVVNSTRNGQMNLYRHDLESGGGTALTDHSRTVWRAVLGPDGDRIAYVTDETGDPMNLDTYVMDADGTNSRTVQCGTTGSQTTVADWGPEGERLLLGDDSEGRTRPGVYDLKTTETTWLGDGTDEETPIQFHPDGDKVFVLRDRDGMTVPVVYDTSGDGPVTGRELSLPDGVTFFSATIRPERRHVNDAVLADGRVLLSHKSSTTRSSLLAYDLSTDEVETLLEPAYGPVSPTEFTDSTYFTFRSDGVPDTPQRAVEHDPYEELDIGALLYDSGERPSPLVVKPHGGPRGRDAKRFSTLTQLLVSRGFSVLEVNYRGSVGRGREFIERLYDDFGGAEQGDIATGVEHVLETHEWIDEERIAVAGGSYGGYSTYWQLVQYPDLYDAGVAMMGITDWLVNYEDTMPHYRTGLLERYLGTPEENEALYRERSPITYVTNLDAPLLVLHGVNDPRVPISQARVFREALLDEGYDQGENGDFEYRELRKEGHATTDRSQRRRMYRILDDFLRRRLEVSSVSPRPTREA from the coding sequence ATGAGCGATAGTGTAACAGTCGACGATCCGCTCGAAGCGCTTGCGGCATTACCGACACTATGCCGACCGACGGTGTCGCCGTCGGGCGATCGCGTAGCGCTGTACTACGACGACACCGGTCGGAACGAACTCCACGTGCTCGACGTGACAACGGGTAACCGGAGGCAGTGGAGCGACGGCAACGTGCCGAGAGACGGGAACGCTCCGCTCGGCTGGACTGCCGATGGCGATCGGGTATTGGTCCACATCGACGACGCCGGTGACGAGCAGTACGACATCTACGCGATGGACGCGACCGGTAGCCTCGATCCGGTGGTCCGTTCGGATGGGAAGAACGAACTGTGTGATATCGCCCCGGACGGATCGTTCGTCGTGGTCAACTCCACGCGTAACGGCCAGATGAATCTCTACCGCCATGATCTCGAGAGCGGTGGAGGGACGGCGCTCACCGACCACAGCCGGACTGTCTGGCGGGCGGTACTCGGGCCAGATGGCGACCGGATTGCATACGTCACCGACGAGACGGGGGATCCGATGAACCTCGACACCTACGTGATGGACGCAGACGGGACGAACAGCAGGACAGTTCAGTGCGGTACGACGGGTAGTCAAACGACAGTCGCGGACTGGGGGCCGGAAGGAGAGCGACTCCTCCTCGGTGACGACAGCGAAGGTCGGACCCGGCCGGGTGTTTACGACCTCAAAACTACCGAGACGACCTGGCTCGGCGACGGGACCGACGAGGAGACACCCATCCAATTCCACCCGGATGGCGACAAGGTGTTCGTGCTCCGTGACAGGGATGGTATGACGGTTCCCGTTGTCTACGATACGTCCGGCGACGGCCCGGTCACAGGCCGCGAACTGAGCCTCCCCGACGGTGTCACCTTCTTCAGTGCCACTATCCGTCCCGAACGACGACACGTTAACGACGCGGTTCTCGCGGATGGGCGGGTGCTGTTGAGTCACAAAAGTTCGACGACACGGAGCAGTCTGCTGGCATACGACCTCTCGACGGATGAAGTCGAAACGCTCCTCGAACCTGCATACGGACCCGTTAGTCCGACGGAGTTCACGGACTCGACGTACTTCACGTTCCGGTCCGACGGCGTGCCCGATACACCACAGCGTGCGGTCGAACACGACCCCTACGAGGAACTCGATATCGGTGCGCTGCTGTACGACTCCGGGGAACGGCCGTCACCACTGGTCGTCAAGCCACACGGGGGACCGCGAGGCCGAGACGCCAAGCGATTCAGCACGCTTACCCAGTTGCTCGTTTCCCGGGGATTCTCCGTGCTGGAGGTGAATTACCGGGGATCGGTCGGGCGCGGTCGCGAGTTCATCGAACGCCTGTACGACGACTTCGGCGGTGCCGAACAGGGCGACATCGCGACCGGGGTCGAACACGTCCTCGAGACCCACGAATGGATCGACGAGGAGCGAATCGCCGTCGCCGGTGGTTCGTATGGTGGCTACTCCACGTACTGGCAACTCGTCCAGTATCCGGACCTCTACGACGCGGGCGTAGCAATGATGGGAATCACCGACTGGTTGGTCAACTACGAGGATACCATGCCCCACTACCGGACGGGGTTGTTGGAGCGGTACCTGGGTACTCCGGAAGAGAACGAAGCGCTCTACAGGGAACGGTCCCCGATTACCTACGTCACGAACCTCGATGCACCGTTGCTCGTTCTCCATGGCGTCAACGACCCCCGCGTCCCGATCTCACAGGCCAGGGTGTTTCGTGAGGCGTTACTCGATGAGGGATACGATCAGGGGGAAAACGGTGACTTCGAATACCGCGAGCTCCGCAAGGAAGGACACGCAACCACTGACAGGAGCCAGCGCCGCCGGATGTATCGAATCCTCGATGATTTTCTCCGACGCCGACTCGAGGTCTCGTCGGTCAGTCCACGTCCAACCCGGGAGGCGTAA
- a CDS encoding PadR family transcriptional regulator, with amino-acid sequence MYDLTGFQRDLLYTIAGQDEPHGLAIKEELEDYYEKEVHHGRLYPNLDTLVDKGLVEKGQADRRTNFYTTTRRGEREIRARREWENQYVGDLLESDDTE; translated from the coding sequence ATGTACGATTTGACTGGCTTCCAGCGCGACCTGTTGTACACGATCGCCGGACAGGACGAACCTCACGGGCTCGCGATCAAAGAGGAACTCGAGGACTATTACGAAAAAGAAGTTCATCACGGCCGCCTCTATCCGAATCTCGACACGCTCGTCGATAAAGGGCTCGTTGAGAAGGGGCAGGCCGATCGACGGACGAACTTCTACACGACGACCCGCCGTGGTGAACGCGAGATCCGGGCGCGACGCGAGTGGGAAAACCAGTACGTCGGCGACCTCCTCGAATCGGACGACACGGAGTAG